Proteins encoded by one window of Xanthomonas sp. DAR 80977:
- the pstA gene encoding phosphate ABC transporter permease PstA, whose translation MAADIADRLYNRRRVVNVFALLLSCLTALFGLVFLAWILWTLVSKGIAGISVDLFTRMTPPPGEEGGLANAFFGSAVMCGLALLIGTPLGVAAGTWLAEYGNARKTGQVVRFVNDILLSAPSIVLGLFVYTLYVMQTGGRFSAMAGALSLAFIVLPVVVRTTDEMLRLVPSQMREAALSLGIPQWKVTMQVLYRSASAGIVTGVLLALARISGETAPLLFTAFGNQYWNNNIMQPMASVPVVMNSFAGSPYPTWQLLAWSGALVLTVFVLLVSLGARGLLRRYKISND comes from the coding sequence ATGGCCGCCGACATCGCCGATCGCCTGTACAACCGCCGCCGCGTGGTCAACGTCTTCGCGCTGCTGCTGTCCTGCCTCACCGCGCTGTTCGGGCTGGTGTTCCTGGCCTGGATCCTGTGGACCCTGGTGTCCAAGGGCATCGCCGGCATCAGCGTCGACCTGTTCACCCGCATGACCCCGCCGCCGGGCGAAGAAGGCGGCCTGGCCAACGCGTTCTTCGGCAGCGCGGTGATGTGCGGCCTGGCGCTGCTGATCGGCACCCCGCTGGGCGTGGCCGCCGGCACCTGGCTGGCCGAGTACGGCAATGCGCGCAAGACCGGCCAGGTGGTGCGCTTCGTCAACGACATCCTGCTGTCGGCGCCGTCGATCGTGCTCGGCCTGTTCGTGTACACGCTGTACGTGATGCAGACCGGCGGGCGCTTCTCGGCGATGGCCGGCGCGTTGTCGCTGGCCTTCATCGTGCTGCCGGTGGTGGTGCGCACCACCGACGAGATGCTGCGCCTGGTGCCATCGCAGATGCGCGAGGCAGCGCTGTCGCTGGGCATCCCGCAATGGAAGGTGACGATGCAGGTGCTGTACCGCAGCGCCTCGGCCGGCATCGTCACCGGCGTGCTGCTGGCGCTGGCGCGCATCAGCGGCGAGACCGCGCCGCTACTGTTCACCGCGTTCGGCAACCAGTACTGGAACAACAACATCATGCAGCCGATGGCGAGCGTGCCGGTGGTGATGAACTCCTTCGCCGGCAGCCCCTACCCGACCTGGCAGCTGCTGGCCTGGTCCGGCGCGCTGGTGCTCACCGTGTTCGTGCTGCTGGTCAGCCTCGGCGCGCGCGGGCTGCTGCGCCGCTACAAGATTTCCAACGATTGA
- the pstC gene encoding phosphate ABC transporter permease subunit PstC, translated as MNATVIPEVITAPGARDLRDARADRLFRWTLTATVVFVLVALASAALSMLWGGRHALQMQGLSFFYSSEWNPVENKYGALAPIYGTLVTALIAMLIAVPVSFGIAFFLTEVAPRWLRGPVGTAIELLAGIPSIIYGMWGLFVLVPVMTEYVTPWLNDHLGTLPLIGPMFQGPPLGIGLLTAGFVLAIMVIPFISSVMREVFLTVPTRLKESAYALGSTKWEVSWDIVLPYTRSAVIGGIFLGLGRALGETMAVAFVVGNTVRLSPSLLEPGTTIAALIANDFGEATETYRSALLLLGFVLFIVTFVVLAIARLMLQQLSRREGN; from the coding sequence ATGAACGCCACTGTCATTCCCGAAGTGATCACAGCGCCCGGCGCGCGCGACCTGCGCGACGCCCGTGCCGACCGTCTGTTCCGCTGGACGCTCACCGCCACCGTCGTGTTCGTCCTCGTCGCCCTGGCCAGCGCGGCCCTGTCGATGCTGTGGGGCGGCCGCCATGCCCTGCAGATGCAGGGCCTGAGCTTCTTCTACTCCAGCGAATGGAACCCGGTCGAGAACAAGTACGGCGCGCTGGCGCCGATCTACGGCACCCTGGTCACCGCGCTGATCGCGATGCTGATCGCGGTGCCGGTGAGCTTCGGCATCGCCTTCTTCCTCACCGAAGTGGCGCCGCGCTGGCTGCGAGGCCCGGTCGGGACCGCGATCGAACTGCTGGCCGGCATCCCGTCGATCATCTACGGCATGTGGGGCCTGTTCGTGCTGGTGCCGGTGATGACCGAGTACGTCACCCCCTGGCTCAACGACCACCTGGGCACGCTGCCGCTGATCGGCCCGATGTTCCAGGGCCCGCCGCTGGGCATCGGCCTGCTCACCGCCGGCTTCGTGCTGGCGATCATGGTGATCCCGTTCATCTCCTCGGTGATGCGCGAGGTGTTCCTGACCGTGCCGACCCGGCTGAAGGAATCGGCCTACGCGCTGGGTTCGACCAAGTGGGAGGTGAGCTGGGACATCGTGCTGCCGTACACCCGCTCGGCGGTGATCGGCGGCATCTTCCTGGGCCTGGGCCGCGCGCTGGGCGAGACCATGGCGGTGGCGTTCGTGGTCGGCAACACGGTGCGGCTGTCGCCATCGCTGCTGGAGCCGGGCACCACCATCGCCGCGCTGATCGCCAACGACTTCGGCGAGGCCACCGAAACCTACCGCTCGGCGCTGCTGCTGCTGGGCTTCGTGCTGTTCATCGTCACCTTCGTCGTGCTGGCGATCGCCCGCCTCATGCTGCAGCAACTGTCGCGCCGGGAGGGCAACTGA
- the pstS gene encoding phosphate ABC transporter substrate-binding protein PstS: MKLQPARFAVLSLALAFAVTACQPGNGDKPQGAADAAGGAPAAAPADGAKTAAEISGAGASFIYPLVSKWSADYHTATGNKINYQSIGSGGGIAQIKAGTVDFGSSDKPLDSAELAAAGLGQFPSAIGGVVPVVNLDGMEAGKLKLTGAVLADIFLGKVTTWNDPAIAALNPGTTLPTTKINLVHRSDGSGTSFNFTNYLSKVSPEWKSKVGEGTSVQWPGGVGGKGNEGVASYVQQIKGSIGYVELAYALQNKMPYASLQNAAGNWVQPNADSFAAAAASADWANAKDFNLVITNAAGAQAWPITATNFMLMHKQPKDAARSKATLEFFKWAFEKGQPQANDLHYVPLPPELVQQIEAYWAKEFK, translated from the coding sequence ATGAAACTGCAGCCGGCACGCTTTGCCGTCCTGTCCCTGGCCCTCGCCTTCGCCGTCACTGCCTGCCAGCCGGGCAATGGCGACAAGCCGCAGGGTGCCGCCGATGCGGCAGGTGGCGCACCCGCGGCCGCTCCGGCCGACGGCGCCAAGACCGCCGCGGAAATCTCCGGCGCCGGCGCGTCCTTCATCTATCCGCTGGTGTCCAAGTGGTCGGCCGACTACCACACCGCCACCGGCAACAAGATCAACTACCAGTCGATCGGCTCCGGCGGCGGCATCGCCCAGATCAAGGCCGGCACGGTCGATTTCGGCTCCTCCGACAAGCCGCTGGACAGCGCCGAACTGGCCGCCGCCGGCCTCGGCCAGTTCCCCTCGGCGATTGGGGGGGTGGTGCCGGTGGTCAACCTGGACGGCATGGAAGCGGGCAAGCTGAAGCTGACCGGCGCGGTGCTGGCCGACATCTTCCTCGGCAAGGTCACCACCTGGAACGACCCGGCGATCGCCGCGCTGAACCCGGGCACCACCCTGCCCACCACCAAGATCAACCTGGTGCACCGCTCCGACGGCTCGGGTACCAGCTTCAACTTCACCAACTACCTGTCCAAGGTCAGCCCGGAGTGGAAGAGCAAGGTCGGCGAAGGCACCTCGGTGCAGTGGCCGGGCGGCGTCGGCGGCAAGGGCAACGAAGGCGTGGCCTCGTACGTGCAGCAGATCAAGGGCTCGATCGGCTACGTCGAGCTGGCCTACGCGCTGCAGAACAAGATGCCGTACGCCTCGCTGCAGAACGCCGCCGGCAACTGGGTGCAGCCCAACGCCGACAGCTTCGCCGCGGCCGCCGCGTCGGCCGACTGGGCCAACGCCAAGGACTTCAACCTGGTCATCACCAACGCCGCCGGCGCGCAGGCGTGGCCGATCACCGCCACCAACTTCATGCTGATGCACAAGCAGCCCAAGGATGCCGCGCGCAGCAAGGCGACCCTGGAGTTCTTCAAGTGGGCGTTCGAGAAGGGCCAGCCGCAGGCCAACGACCTGCACTACGTGCCGCTGCCGCCGGAACTGGTGCAGCAGATCGAGGCGTACTGGGCCAAGGAGTTCAAGTAA
- the pstS gene encoding phosphate ABC transporter substrate-binding protein PstS, with protein sequence MILSLKSRVAAAAVAASFVFAANAADVTGAGASFIYPVMSKWSADYNAATGKKVNYQSIGSGGGIAQIKAATVDFGSSDAPLKPDDLAASGLAQFPSVIGGVVPVVNVQGIAPGALKLDGKTLADIFLGKVKTWNDPAIVALNPGVKLPDAKITVVHRSDGSGTSFNFTNYLSKVNADWKSKVGEGTAVQWPVGIGGKGNEGVAAYVKQIKGGIGYVELSYALQNKMSYTAMKNAAGKFVQPSDESFAAAAASADWASAKDFYLVMTNAPGEASWPITATNFILVHKQPKNPASAKATKDFFKWVYANGDAQAKQLDYVPLPDALVKQIDAYWTANLKY encoded by the coding sequence GTGATCCTCTCGCTCAAGTCCCGCGTCGCGGCTGCCGCCGTCGCCGCGTCGTTCGTGTTCGCCGCCAACGCCGCCGATGTCACCGGCGCGGGCGCCTCGTTCATCTATCCGGTCATGTCCAAGTGGTCGGCCGACTACAACGCCGCCACCGGCAAGAAGGTCAACTACCAGTCGATCGGTTCCGGCGGCGGTATCGCCCAGATCAAGGCGGCCACGGTCGACTTCGGTTCCTCCGATGCGCCGCTCAAGCCGGACGACCTGGCCGCGTCCGGCCTGGCCCAGTTCCCGTCGGTGATCGGCGGCGTGGTGCCGGTGGTCAACGTGCAGGGCATCGCCCCGGGCGCGCTGAAGCTGGACGGCAAGACCCTGGCCGACATCTTCCTGGGCAAGGTCAAGACCTGGAACGATCCGGCGATCGTCGCCCTGAACCCGGGCGTGAAGCTGCCCGACGCCAAGATCACCGTGGTGCACCGCTCCGACGGTTCGGGCACCAGCTTCAACTTCACCAACTACCTGTCCAAGGTCAATGCGGACTGGAAGAGCAAGGTCGGCGAAGGCACCGCGGTGCAGTGGCCGGTCGGCATCGGCGGCAAGGGCAACGAAGGCGTCGCCGCCTACGTCAAGCAGATCAAGGGCGGCATCGGCTACGTCGAGCTGTCGTATGCGCTGCAGAACAAGATGTCCTACACCGCGATGAAGAACGCCGCCGGCAAGTTCGTGCAGCCCAGCGACGAGAGCTTCGCCGCCGCTGCCGCCAGCGCCGACTGGGCCAGCGCCAAGGACTTCTACCTGGTGATGACCAACGCCCCGGGCGAGGCGTCGTGGCCGATCACCGCGACCAACTTCATCCTGGTCCACAAGCAGCCGAAGAACCCGGCCAGCGCCAAGGCCACCAAGGATTTCTTCAAGTGGGTCTACGCCAACGGCGACGCCCAGGCCAAGCAGCTGGACTACGTGCCGCTGCCGGACGCGCTGGTCAAGCAGATCGACGCGTACTGGACGGCCAACCTGAAGTATTGA
- a CDS encoding OprO/OprP family phosphate-selective porin codes for MKLSRTLLSAAVLAAMFAPAAHAEIAIDVIGGSEISFEGLVQADGNWYDNDVQDLNGTTGNNGKNAEFGIRRAELVAKGKGPGNFEWVLGYDASTLRESSNNGTTVRSTGKFLDTNIKYKFGGNANNFLQIGQYKQPNSLEELSSTKNNDFIAKASVTSTYAVARRLGGAVGFGDNNWSVVGSVFGRELSRNLAHGSGYGARGTFAPINESGNILHFGLSYVNYDTDADTLRLRARPDADLASVRLVDSGNLTNTDRIGVLGGEAMWVTGPFKAQGEYYNAKVERYGASDNYSSDGWYLSGVWNVTGETWGYKAGVPTTPLPNEPASGMWQLGVRYDSIDLNDGSLIARPVGAPLVDGVLGGKMSTWTVGANWYWRSNFKLALNYVMVDSSKYSSTTRGNVSDKPNILEARAQFYW; via the coding sequence ATGAAACTGTCCCGCACCCTTCTCTCGGCAGCCGTGCTCGCTGCGATGTTCGCGCCTGCCGCCCACGCCGAAATCGCCATCGACGTGATCGGCGGCTCGGAAATCTCCTTCGAAGGCCTGGTCCAGGCCGACGGCAACTGGTACGACAACGACGTCCAGGACCTCAACGGCACCACCGGCAACAACGGCAAGAACGCCGAGTTCGGCATCCGCCGCGCCGAGCTGGTCGCCAAGGGCAAGGGCCCGGGCAACTTCGAGTGGGTCCTGGGCTACGACGCCAGCACCCTGCGCGAGTCGTCCAACAACGGCACCACCGTGCGCAGCACCGGCAAGTTCCTGGACACCAACATCAAGTACAAGTTCGGCGGCAACGCCAACAACTTCCTGCAGATCGGCCAGTACAAGCAGCCCAACAGCCTGGAAGAACTGTCCAGCACCAAGAACAACGACTTCATCGCCAAGGCCTCGGTCACCAGCACCTACGCGGTGGCGCGCCGCCTCGGCGGCGCGGTCGGCTTCGGCGACAACAACTGGAGCGTGGTGGGCAGCGTGTTCGGCCGCGAGCTGAGCCGCAACCTGGCGCACGGCAGCGGCTACGGCGCGCGCGGCACCTTCGCGCCGATCAACGAGTCGGGCAACATCCTGCACTTCGGCCTGAGCTACGTGAACTACGACACCGATGCCGACACGCTGCGCCTGCGCGCGCGCCCGGACGCCGACCTGGCCTCGGTGCGCCTGGTCGACAGCGGCAACCTGACCAACACCGACCGCATCGGCGTGCTCGGCGGCGAAGCGATGTGGGTCACCGGCCCGTTCAAGGCCCAGGGCGAGTACTACAACGCCAAGGTCGAGCGCTACGGCGCCAGCGACAACTACAGCAGCGACGGCTGGTACCTGAGCGGCGTGTGGAACGTCACCGGCGAGACCTGGGGCTACAAGGCCGGCGTGCCGACCACCCCGCTGCCGAACGAGCCGGCCAGCGGCATGTGGCAGCTGGGCGTGCGCTACGACAGCATCGACCTCAACGACGGCAGCCTGATCGCGCGTCCGGTCGGCGCACCGCTGGTCGACGGCGTGCTCGGCGGCAAGATGAGCACCTGGACGGTCGGCGCCAACTGGTACTGGCGCTCCAACTTCAAGCTGGCGCTGAACTACGTGATGGTGGACAGCAGCAAGTACAGCAGCACCACCCGCGGCAACGTCAGCGACAAGCCGAACATCCTCGAGGCGCGCGCGCAGTTCTACTGGTAA
- a CDS encoding carbonic anhydrase — protein sequence MQSLLDGFRHFRQEVYPRQRGLFRQLAGGQTPHTLFITCADSRVMPELMFAAQPGELFVYRNIGNVVPPYSQHVSGVVAAIEYAVAVLQVKHIVVCGHTDCGAMKAVLNPESLQDVPNVAAWLKHTDSARQVAAQHGHAGHGEDALHCLTEENVVAQLDHLRTQPVVAARLARGALRLHGWIYDIAHGEIRAFDAEHGRFVPLLPEDGRRPPEATPRPRLAPVLRNVAV from the coding sequence ATGCAAAGTCTGCTCGATGGTTTCCGCCACTTCCGCCAAGAGGTCTATCCGCGCCAGCGCGGCCTGTTCCGGCAACTGGCCGGCGGCCAGACCCCGCACACGCTGTTCATCACCTGCGCCGATTCGCGGGTGATGCCGGAGCTGATGTTCGCCGCGCAGCCCGGCGAATTGTTCGTCTACCGCAATATCGGCAACGTGGTGCCGCCTTACTCGCAGCACGTCAGCGGCGTGGTCGCGGCGATCGAATACGCGGTGGCGGTGCTGCAGGTGAAGCACATCGTGGTCTGCGGGCATACCGACTGCGGCGCGATGAAGGCGGTGCTCAATCCCGAATCGCTGCAGGACGTGCCGAACGTGGCCGCCTGGCTCAAGCACACCGACAGCGCGCGCCAGGTCGCCGCGCAGCACGGCCATGCCGGGCACGGCGAGGACGCGCTGCACTGCCTGACCGAGGAGAACGTGGTGGCGCAACTGGACCACCTGCGCACCCAGCCGGTGGTGGCGGCGCGGCTGGCGCGCGGCGCGCTGCGCCTGCACGGCTGGATCTACGACATCGCCCATGGCGAGATCCGCGCCTTCGACGCCGAGCACGGGCGCTTCGTGCCGCTGCTGCCGGAAGACGGCAGGCGTCCTCCCGAAGCCACCCCGCGGCCGCGGCTGGCGCCGGTCCTGCGCAACGTCGCGGTCTGA
- a CDS encoding SulP family inorganic anion transporter, whose product MRTMTQPSFAGASALAGYLRNGLFGRDLLASVVVFLVALPLCMGIAIASGMPPAAGLITGIVGGLVVGLIAGSPLQVSGPAAGLAVLVFELVRQHGVAALGPVILLAGAIQLIAGLCRAGVWFRMTSPAVVAGMLSGIGILIVASQAHVLMDAAPKARGLENFAALPATLWRALDQGVGRAALLVGLGTIAIMLAWERLRPQRLRFVPGALLAVVAVTALVQLQGVDVRKVDVPANLFSAIQTPTLAQMLGVFDATLLLSAFTFAFIASAETLLSAAAVDRMHEGPRTRYDRELAAQGVGNMLCGFLGALPMTGVIVRSAANVQAGAATRASTILHGGWLLVFALLLPWLLRMTPVACLAGILVYTGLKMVKLGQVRDLAAYGRGTAAIYLATTFAIVATDLLTGVLVGFALSLLRLALQQSRLKVGVHAHEDAAGGAAANAGKLRLSLEGSATFLRVPTMARTLERLPPNTELHLDVARLHHVDHACLELLRDWSRNAAARGCALVVDWKELDRRVEGQRAA is encoded by the coding sequence ATGCGAACCATGACACAACCCTCCTTCGCCGGCGCTTCCGCGCTTGCCGGCTATCTGCGCAACGGCCTGTTCGGCCGCGACCTGCTGGCCTCGGTGGTGGTGTTCCTGGTCGCGCTGCCGCTGTGCATGGGCATCGCCATCGCCTCGGGCATGCCGCCGGCGGCCGGGCTGATCACCGGCATCGTCGGCGGCCTGGTGGTCGGGCTGATCGCCGGTTCGCCGCTGCAGGTCAGCGGCCCGGCCGCCGGCCTGGCGGTGCTGGTGTTCGAACTGGTGCGCCAGCACGGCGTGGCCGCGCTGGGGCCGGTGATCCTGCTGGCCGGCGCGATCCAGCTGATCGCCGGGCTGTGCCGGGCCGGGGTGTGGTTCCGCATGACCTCGCCGGCGGTGGTCGCCGGCATGCTCTCGGGCATCGGCATCCTGATCGTGGCCTCGCAGGCGCACGTGCTGATGGACGCGGCGCCCAAGGCGCGCGGCCTGGAGAACTTCGCCGCGTTGCCGGCGACGCTGTGGCGTGCGCTGGACCAAGGCGTGGGCCGCGCCGCGCTGCTGGTCGGGCTCGGCACCATCGCGATCATGCTGGCCTGGGAGCGGCTGCGTCCGCAGCGGCTGCGCTTCGTGCCCGGCGCGCTGCTGGCGGTGGTGGCGGTGACCGCGCTGGTGCAACTGCAGGGCGTGGACGTGCGCAAGGTCGACGTGCCGGCCAACCTGTTCTCGGCGATCCAGACCCCGACCCTGGCGCAGATGCTCGGCGTGTTCGACGCGACGCTGCTGCTGTCGGCCTTCACCTTCGCCTTCATCGCCAGCGCCGAGACCTTGCTGTCGGCGGCGGCGGTGGACCGCATGCACGAAGGCCCGCGCACCCGGTACGACCGCGAGCTCGCCGCGCAGGGCGTGGGCAACATGCTGTGCGGCTTCCTCGGCGCGTTGCCGATGACCGGGGTGATCGTGCGCAGCGCGGCCAACGTGCAGGCCGGCGCCGCCACGCGCGCCTCGACCATCCTGCACGGTGGCTGGCTGCTGGTGTTCGCGCTGCTGCTGCCGTGGCTGCTGCGGATGACCCCGGTGGCGTGCCTGGCCGGCATCCTGGTCTATACCGGGCTGAAGATGGTCAAGCTGGGGCAGGTGCGCGACCTGGCCGCCTACGGCCGCGGCACCGCGGCGATCTACCTGGCGACCACCTTCGCCATCGTCGCCACCGACCTGCTCACCGGCGTGCTGGTCGGTTTCGCGCTGTCGCTGCTGCGGCTGGCGCTGCAGCAGTCGCGGCTGAAGGTTGGCGTGCATGCGCACGAGGACGCCGCCGGCGGCGCCGCCGCGAATGCGGGCAAGCTGCGCCTGTCGCTGGAGGGCTCGGCCACCTTCCTGCGCGTGCCGACCATGGCGCGCACCCTGGAGCGGCTGCCGCCCAACACCGAACTGCACCTGGACGTGGCGCGGCTGCATCACGTCGACCATGCCTGCCTGGAACTGCTGC